From one Paractinoplanes brasiliensis genomic stretch:
- a CDS encoding aromatic amino acid lyase, translating to MTPDFPVRRDERADSGPADLPVRRDERADLPVRRVERPDDLDRSVIERVARGECRVELAPGLIDALAESRRATLHDLEGRTVYGVNTGMGALAGVRLSAEAQAAHQDTLMVGRAVGSAPWLRREQARAVLAARLRTFLHASAGVSPGLCQALADLLNADVIPAIPARGNGAAGEIIPLAHAGAVLNGTGHVLSTNALPCRSHDDHPSHGRSHDGHPSHGRSQDDHPPHARSQDDHPPHARSQDDHPPHARSQDGHSQGSRSLDGLDCVDAAEALAAAGLSPRPFGPKEGIAFLEGVPGLTGLAVLASDAARVLIRQIVVVAAASHDVVRASRDPLHPALADSGELRTILHELSNLRGETAAGALQAPVSFRVTAPALAVALRATDALDAAVDRALDAVTDSPAHLDGGFVGTFGFAGTDLTAAVSTLTTALMHLAELGAARLHRLLDPNLTGLNRQLSESPGLHAGMATVHKRAVGVTHRLRRFAVPALSGAIETSLGQEDIQSFGFEAAECLDEVIAGLREVLACEMLAVIQAGRLGGPARLPEFDALLPPGAADRPWGRDLEKIVAALLEPR from the coding sequence ATGACCCCCGATTTCCCCGTACGCCGTGACGAGCGCGCCGATTCCGGGCCCGCCGATCTTCCCGTACGCCGTGACGAGCGCGCCGATCTTCCCGTACGCCGTGTCGAGCGCCCGGACGACCTGGATCGCTCAGTCATCGAGCGGGTCGCGCGGGGCGAATGCCGCGTCGAGCTCGCCCCCGGCCTGATCGACGCACTCGCCGAGAGCCGCCGCGCCACGCTGCACGACCTCGAGGGCAGGACGGTGTACGGCGTCAACACGGGCATGGGCGCGCTGGCCGGGGTTCGCCTGAGCGCCGAGGCCCAGGCCGCCCACCAGGACACCCTCATGGTCGGGCGCGCGGTCGGCTCGGCGCCCTGGCTCCGCCGCGAACAGGCCCGCGCGGTGCTGGCCGCACGTCTGCGCACGTTCCTGCACGCTTCCGCCGGGGTCTCCCCCGGTTTGTGCCAGGCCCTCGCGGACCTGCTCAACGCCGACGTGATCCCAGCGATCCCGGCGCGCGGCAACGGCGCCGCCGGCGAGATCATCCCGCTCGCCCACGCCGGAGCGGTCCTCAACGGCACCGGCCACGTGCTGAGCACCAACGCCCTCCCCTGCCGCTCGCACGACGACCACCCGTCACACGGCCGCTCGCACGACGGCCACCCGTCACACGGCCGCTCGCAGGACGACCACCCGCCACACGCCCGCTCGCAGGACGACCACCCGCCACACGCCCGCTCGCAGGACGACCACCCGCCACACGCCCGCTCGCAGGACGGCCATTCGCAGGGCTCCCGCTCGTTGGACGGCCTCGACTGCGTCGACGCCGCTGAGGCGCTCGCCGCGGCCGGCCTGTCGCCGCGGCCGTTCGGACCCAAGGAGGGCATCGCGTTTCTGGAAGGCGTGCCTGGGCTCACCGGCCTGGCCGTCCTTGCGAGCGACGCCGCGCGAGTGCTGATCAGGCAGATCGTCGTCGTGGCGGCCGCCTCGCACGATGTCGTGCGCGCGAGCCGGGATCCGCTGCACCCGGCCCTGGCCGACAGCGGCGAACTGCGCACGATCCTGCACGAGCTGAGCAACCTGCGGGGCGAAACCGCCGCCGGAGCGCTGCAGGCCCCCGTCTCGTTCCGCGTAACCGCGCCCGCCCTCGCCGTAGCACTCCGGGCCACCGACGCGCTCGACGCCGCCGTCGACCGCGCCCTCGACGCGGTCACCGACTCCCCCGCGCACCTCGACGGCGGGTTCGTCGGTACGTTCGGCTTCGCCGGCACCGACCTCACCGCGGCTGTGTCCACGCTTACCACCGCCCTGATGCACCTGGCCGAACTCGGCGCCGCACGCCTGCACCGCCTGCTCGACCCGAACCTGACCGGCCTCAACCGGCAATTGTCGGAATCTCCCGGCCTGCACGCGGGCATGGCAACCGTGCACAAACGCGCAGTCGGCGTCACCCACCGGTTGCGGCGCTTCGCCGTTCCTGCCCTGTCCGGCGCGATCGAGACGTCCCTGGGCCAGGAGGACATCCAGAGCTTCGGCTTCGAGGCCGCCGAATGCCTGGACGAGGTCATCGCCGGCCTGCGCGAGGTCCTGGCCTGCGAAATGCTCGCAGTGATCCAGGCCGGCCGGCTCGGCGGCCCGGCGCGACTCCCCGAGTTCGACGCCCTGCTCCCACCGGGCGCCGCCGACCGCCCGTGGGGCCGAGACCTCGAGAAGATCGTGGCCGCCCTTCTGGAACCCCGCTGA
- a CDS encoding LacI family DNA-binding transcriptional regulator, giving the protein MSRQQGRRTLQDLATAAGLSLAATSYALRGLRGSEATILRVRQLADEMGYTVDPIARALASGRTGWVGVSGSLRDLWQQDFSVLLTRALRRGGRFATIADADADPELERRIVEQFAAQRVEGALVSPVDPTADYWQLLGPEVNVVSIGDALTNRPGSGSVLFDNAYGVRTALAHLAELGHRRVGLLVPALPSTPGRPAQLLAPEIADALGIDLVAIAAPAATAEAVEVVSDLLAGSARPTGVFCLSDSLAFAVYRAARDEGLRIPEDLSVVGYDDHQLAVLVEPGLTTMAWDEDAIVEAAVNQLENPGGIPLFRPDLVVRGSTSAV; this is encoded by the coding sequence ATGTCACGGCAGCAGGGGCGGCGGACCCTGCAGGACCTGGCGACCGCCGCGGGGCTGTCGCTCGCCGCCACCTCGTACGCGTTACGGGGGCTGCGCGGGTCGGAGGCCACGATCCTGCGGGTGCGGCAGCTGGCCGACGAGATGGGTTACACCGTCGACCCGATCGCACGGGCGCTGGCCAGCGGGCGTACGGGGTGGGTCGGGGTCTCCGGCTCCCTGCGTGACCTGTGGCAGCAGGACTTCTCGGTGCTGCTCACCCGGGCCCTGCGGCGCGGAGGGCGGTTCGCGACGATAGCGGACGCGGACGCCGACCCGGAGCTGGAACGCCGCATCGTCGAGCAGTTCGCGGCGCAGCGTGTCGAGGGGGCGCTGGTCTCGCCGGTCGACCCCACCGCCGACTACTGGCAGCTGCTCGGGCCTGAGGTCAACGTGGTGTCCATCGGGGACGCGCTGACCAACCGGCCCGGTTCCGGCAGCGTGCTCTTCGACAACGCGTACGGGGTCAGGACCGCCCTCGCCCACCTGGCCGAGCTGGGACATCGCCGGGTCGGGCTGCTCGTGCCCGCTCTGCCGTCGACCCCCGGGCGCCCGGCGCAGCTGCTCGCGCCCGAGATCGCCGACGCGCTCGGCATCGACCTGGTGGCCATCGCGGCGCCGGCGGCCACGGCCGAGGCTGTCGAGGTCGTCTCGGACCTGCTGGCCGGCTCGGCCCGGCCGACCGGGGTGTTCTGCCTCAGCGACTCGCTGGCGTTCGCGGTCTACCGTGCCGCCCGCGACGAGGGCCTGCGCATCCCCGAGGACCTGTCCGTGGTCGGCTACGACGACCATCAGCTGGCGGTTCTGGTCGAGCCGGGCCTCACCACCATGGCGTGGGACGAGGACGCCATCGTCGAGGCCGCGGTGAACCAGCTGGAGAACCCCGGCGGGATCCCGCTGTTCCGCCCGGACCTGGTCGTCCGCGGCTCCACCAGCGCGGTCTGA